GGCGGGATTTCCTGGACGGTTTCGACGGTCTGGGGCATGCCTTTGATTTTCTTGAGTTCCTTGCGGCCGACCGCGGCGAGGATGGCGGCGATGATGCCCCAGATGACCGCCACGACGACGGCGGACCAGCCCAGGCCCATCAGCTGGCCCAGGGCGTACCAGAGGGCAATGGAGAGGAACACGAGCACGAAGTGCCCTGCCACGCCGGCGCCGGCGAGCATGCCGCCGCCCTTGCCGGCTTTTGTTGCGGACTGTTTCGCTTCGGCCTTGGCGAGCTCCAGTTCCTGGCGCATCAGGGTGGAAAGGTCCCGGGTGACGTCACCGAGGAGTTCCCCGAGGGAATTCGTGTCTGCCTTGGCGTGCGCGGGGGTGGGAGGAGGCTCCGGTATCTGACTGCTCACAGGGAACGACCTCCGCCCTCGACAAAAGGATCGTTGGGATCGCGCAGGGGAACCCCTGCCGAGCCCTGGCCCTCGA
The window above is part of the Pseudarthrobacter sp. NS4 genome. Proteins encoded here:
- a CDS encoding phage holin family protein, with the translated sequence MSSQIPEPPPTPAHAKADTNSLGELLGDVTRDLSTLMRQELELAKAEAKQSATKAGKGGGMLAGAGVAGHFVLVFLSIALWYALGQLMGLGWSAVVVAVIWGIIAAILAAVGRKELKKIKGMPQTVETVQEIPPTLKPNGGH